The following proteins are encoded in a genomic region of Magnolia sinica isolate HGM2019 chromosome 1, MsV1, whole genome shotgun sequence:
- the LOC131238423 gene encoding phospholipase A1-Igamma1, chloroplastic-like, translating into MNSVRPSIHLHHPIPNGCQSRNQASHGIRARLGISVDPRRNERPNRSIHLPQVLSNLIDLHLGTFLSSGPDTIAPSYLPEVDVDQMTPTMSPKEDIPVKCHGIHSLSNWDHLIDPLHPWIRREIVKYGEFAQATYDAFDFDSFSEYCGSCRYNSQRLFKQLGLTKHGYKVSKYIYAMAHIDLPGWMERSHLAHSWSNDSNWMGYVAVSDDDESRRIGRRDIVVAWRGTVAPLEWYEDLQRKLEPIGDGDVRVEHGFYSIYTSKCDSTRYNKSSASEQVMGEVRKLLNLYKDRGEEVGLTITGHSLGGALALLNAHEAASSLPDLPISVISFGAPRVGNNAFRDRLKEMQVKTLRVVIKQDVVPRMPGIIFNERLERFEEITGTLDWLYTHVGTELKLDTRVSPYLKRGLNMLGAHSLETYLHLVDGFSSSATGLRVDARRDVALVNKACGMLVNELRIPESWYQQANKGLVRNSYGRWLQPKRDIEDIPSPCKEDSPVLYLNC; encoded by the coding sequence ATGAATTCAGTCAGGCCCAGCATCCATCTTCATCACCCCATTCCCAACGGTTGTCAGAGCAGGAATCAGGCCAGCCATGGGATCCGTGCCAGACTGGGGATCTCAGTCGATCCACGACGTAATGAGAGGCCCAATCGGAGCATACATCTCCCCCAAGTTCTCTCAAATCTCATCGATCTCCATTTAGGCACCTTTCTAAGTAGTGGACCCGACACCATTGCCCCATCATATCTGCCAGAGGTGGACGTTGATCAGATGACACCGACAATGTCCCCCAAGGAAGATATCCCTGTGAAATGTCACGGGATCCATAGTTTATCCAATTGGGACCACCTGATTGACCCGCTGCACCCGTGGATCCGACGGGAGATCGTAAAGTATGGGGAATTTGCACAAGCCACCTATGATGCATTCGACTTCGATTCGTTCTCTGAATACTGTGGGAGCTGTCGTTACAACTCGCAGAGGCTCTTCAAGCAACTGGGCCTCACTAAGCATGGTTACAAAGTGTCCAAATACATTTATGCCATGGCCCACATTGACTTGCCTGGTTGGATGGAGCGGTCCCACTTGGCACACTCCTGGAGCAACGATTCCAATTGGATGGGCTATGTAGCAGTCAGCGATGATGATGAGTCACGGAGGATTGGACGTAGAGACATTGTCGTGGCATGGCGTGGGACGGTAGCACCCTTGGAGTGGTATGAAGACCTTCAAAGGAAGCTTGAGCCCATTGGGGATGGTGATGTGAGGGTGGAACATGGGTTCTATAGCATTTACACATCCAAGTGTGACTCAACTAGGTACAACAAGTCAAGTGCATCAGAACAAGTGATGGGGGAAGTGAGAAAGCTTCTTAACTTGTACAAGGATAGGGGTGaagaggtgggcctcaccatcacTGGCCACAGCCTAGGTGGGGCCCTAGCTCTCCTCAATGCTCATGAGGCTGCCTCATCCCTCCCCGACCTACCGATCAGTGTCATTTCGTTCGGGGCTCCACGAGTTGGTAACAATGCATTTAGAGATAGGCTCAAGGAAATGCAAGTGAAAACATTGCGGGTCGTGATTAAGCAAGATGTGGTCCCAAGAATGCCTGGGATCATTTTCAACGAGCGCCTTGAGAGATTTGAAGAGATTACCGGGACACTCGACTGGTTGTACACACATGTGGGGACTGAATTGAAGCTGGACACTCGAGTGTCACCTTATCTAAAGCGCGGACTCAATATGCTTGGTGCACACAGCCTAGAGACATACCTTCATCTAGTGGATGGTTTCAGTAGTTCAGCAACTGGCCTCCGTGTGGACGCTAGGCGGGACGTGGCATTGGTGAATAAAGCATGTGGAATGCTGGTGAATGAGCTGAGGATACCGGAGTCCTGGTACCAACAGGCAAACAAGGGGCTTGTGCGTAACTCTTATGGTAGATGGCTTCAACCGAAGAGAGATATAGAAGACATACCCTCGCCATGTAAAGAAGATTCACCTGTTTTGTACTTAAATTGCTGA